In the Cytophagia bacterium CHB2 genome, CACCAAAAACGGAATAATGCGAATCGCCACATTGAAGCCTTCTTTCGCGCCTTCGACGAAGCATTCATAGACTTTTACTTTCTTGAAAAAGCCGACCACCGGAATCACGAACAGCAGCGTCGGGATGGCCCAGGTCGAGACGAGTTCGAGTGCCGCACGAAAAAAATCACCCATGTTGGCCCTCCGCTTGCGGTTGAGAAGTCAGACGGGGATCATCTTTTTTGAAAATCGGCAAACGGGCCAGCAATTTCGCCATGATAATCGCCGTGGTGGTGGCGCAAACGCTGGCAAAAATCGTCGTGCCGATAATTTCGAAAGGGTTGTTGGAGTTCAGCGAAACGCGAATGCCGATGATCGTGCTCGGAATCAATGTGATGCTGGCGGTATTGATGCCGAGGAACATCGCCATGGCATTGGTGGCTGTGTCTTTTTTGGGATTGAGTTGCTGCAGTTCCTCCATTGCCTTCAAACCAAACGGCGTGGCGGCGTTGCTCAAGCCCAGCCAGTTTGCTGCGATGTTCAGCAGCATTGAACCCATGGCCGGGTGCTCCGGCGGCACTTCGGGAAAGAGGCGGCGCATGATTGGCGCTAACGCGCGCGCCAATAATCTGATA is a window encoding:
- a CDS encoding nucleoside recognition protein, yielding MLNYVWLALIVIAVITGAVTGNIAQVTKQAFDSAETAVKIALGLISIMTLWLGIMKIAEQAGFIRLLARALAPIMRRLFPEVPPEHPAMGSMLLNIAANWLGLSNAATPFGLKAMEELQQLNPKKDTATNAMAMFLGINTASITLIPSTIIGIRVSLNSNNPFEIIGTTIFASVCATTTAIIMAKLLARLPIFKKDDPRLTSQPQAEGQHG